The genomic region tattttttctttcagagACTTTACTACAACACAAGCAAAGAAGCCAACTCGAAGACTGAGCGACCAGCAATTCCTCGTAAAACATATTCTTGCTACACCCACCCTCAACACACTAAATTAATacctatacattttttttttgtctctgattgattcaaaaattaaagacaaatgtaaaattatgtttagaAGGTGCCCTTGTACAAAGTTTATCTTAAGTCTAACTTCTTGTTGTTTATTCcttattgaatataaataaaataatataaataaagtccaaattaaagaaaaatgaacgcattaatagtattttttatcgCAGCTCGATCTCACCACACCAAACGCGCCATCACCATCGAGCGAGCTTTCACGAGTTACGCATACCATCCGCTAGATGGCAGCACTGTCAATGAACTTTTGACGTGAACTTACGATCAACTTAACCAAAATATCTAAGCTTTTTATGCGATGTGAATATCAATACCCGTGTGAAACGATAGACGAGTGCGAaccaatttaaatacaatagtttagaaatgtgttgtgtgatttgaaaCCCGTGAATTCGACATCCTGGATCCCGCAACCTACAGGAATTCTTTAGGATTTTGGTATGTTATTTCGTATTATCGTACACGAATTATACATTCTATACGTTTAGCAAAGCAAAAatgctttaattttatataaatatcaataacaCAGTTCCTGAGAACTAATTTTCGCACAGAAATAGGGAAAGTTTTGATTAGCCCACTTTCTACAATAATCATTCTTAATATCTAGTGATATTCTGATGATGATTGTCTATCATAAAGCTGcacataaatattcatataattaaattctagtaaaacaatgtatgaattaaaatttgtatttgaaacATTTTGCTGGAATTCagttaagatttaaattttacattttgtggCTTTATGATAAATGTCTTACCTTACCTTAACAAGCCATAAAAGTCCACTGCTGGACTAAGACCTCCTCAGATTTTACCCATTGTCTCCATGCTGGGTAAATGGGTTGGTGACTGCAGTATCTATTGATTCCGGACTATGTTGTCATATCAGGCGCTGCTGCCCACCTCCCGCTTAATCCCTCAATCGGATCTTACAATACCCACCGGAAGATATGAGGCGGTGCTTTTCTACTCCACCGTACCACACGGCCCAATTCTTAtgttaaattcattaatttcacATCAATAACTACAATACGCACAATACTACATACAAATTTAGACGCAGGAAGATCACAAATCACAGCAAAAATGCTGAATTACTTTAGATAATTGATATTCTGAATTGTTTAAAGAGCTGAGAAATTTGGCACAATTTACTTGACAGTGGTTGCAACAAAAATATGTGGGACAAATTGAGTAAGCCTCTTGTTATGTCccgttattatattatttgagtaaaaaaaaagatgtttgGTAGCAATTGCCGTGTAATGACCAAAACTAAGACTGTCATAATTAAAAGGCATCCAGGCTACTACCTACACTAAacttaactttatttacaaaaaaaagcaaGCAAGCAACATTATTATCCCAATACATAATACCTTGAAGTCAGTTTGAGACTTATGTAACgaaatactaacttaacgataatatattttattacaaatacttatataaataaaaatctaagatccaggctaatcagaaaaaatatttctcataatgccctggccaggatttgAACCCAGGACCTAccgtgtcacagacaagcatacctACTACCACTGTGCCACAGACTCTGTCACAGAACCTATGGGGTACAAAGTGACCAGCAGGTCTATTGAAGAATGTTGTCAAGACATATGTTCTATCCTCCCTTAATCTTTGGAGTTGCCTTGTCAATGATTTTGAATTAGACCTGCAGGTGGGCAGTATCTGCGCCAGAATACTTTGGTTGTTCAATATTGAAATAGGCAACACAACCTTGTTTTGATCcatgagaaaacaaaaaaaaataacaggttTATTCATTCATCTGATGGTTGTTATGTGCGCAATAAAACCAATGTTTAAAGCTTATTTATAGTTcatttattaacttaatttagcttattgttttaattttatctttgaattaCTACAAAGTTTTACAGGCAAGGTCAGATACCTATAGGTAAGAtcaatatttgatttattctTAAAGAACATGAAAAAGATAGTGATATTTtagacagatttttttttccaaaataataaagaaacttttactaaatatcagtcaaattatattaaacaaaccaatgttagtaaaaaataaaagaccaAATTTATTAACTAGCACTTATATCTATCATTTTCTGCTTTTCTTATGTTCTTTAGACTTCTTAGACTTTTTCGACTttgatttcttctttttatgtttCTTCCTCTTTTCACTTTCCGATTCACTGCTGTCTGATgatgttgatgatgatgatgttgaTGTGGAACTACTTGTGCTTGATgatctgaaattaaaatattttcaattaaatataatgtgccatgtggtttccagcaTTTATAAATGAGTTTCTTCTTTTCCTCTTGGCTATAGTCCCAGGTACATATTTACCATTTTGGGAAAGAACCAGGGTACACTCTTCTCCAtcgatcctggattgagtgaatcaggtttttacatgaagagTCTCCCATCTGATCTCAGCAACCTTCGCAGAGAAACCTAGACCCTTATTGGATCATGCAATCATTAAGTtctctgaatgtgcagatttcctcactTCCTCCTTCCTcacatccttgagggcttcaatgatgcccaaaataactattccacgctgacgaagtcgcgggcacagctagtagtcTCTAAAACACTCAAAGGTTAAGGTGGATGGCTTATGATGGAACTGACATTCAGATATAAACGGTTGAAAGCCCATTGTTTTGAATAAATGTCTTAAGTTCATACCACATGAGATTAGTTAAGATATTTTGGCAATATCTGGTCAAACAAAACAGCTTTAACTctgttatacctacatacatacataattaaatttaattttttttaataacccttagaaattttttttcaaacaaatcaTCATAGAGCCTGTTCTTAATCAAGTCTTGTAGTGTAAGGGCCTGTCTCATTCAACCATAGATCTCCATGTCTTCTAAAGATATCTTGTTGTTCTTACAAATAATCACTAGCAATTCAAAAGCCTCACCTGGATCTCTTCCGCTTTTTACTTTTCTTCTTCTCCTTGGCTTTTTTGAGCTTCTCCTGTAGCTTCTGTTTAAGCTCGGCTTCTCGTAAGCTCTGTAAGGGTGTTGCATACTCCTCCTCGCTGTCGCTGCTTGTACTACTCACATCTAAGACTATCTCCTTGTTTGGATCAACCTGTAGATTAAACAATATGTAATTGAATATCAATAGTATTAATTGAATGATGTAATTCATTGGCAGATAGATTAATGAAAGAATGAAATGTTAAACTTAGCTTCATGTATTTACTAAATTAGgttatgttttgtatgtttatttccaACTGTTGTTTTATACCTATAAGAAATACAATCAACTTAAGAActaatttacttatataagtaaaaaaaataataaacagaaaTTAGATGCAAATCTAAGTTGAGAAGTTTGTAAACAAATGttaattactttaatgaaGTTTCGGCATTGAAAAGTTAAATGACCGGCATAACCACACTTTTTGCAGGCGGCTCTGGACGACTCCTTTCCGAATTTACTCACTATATCAGGGTAGTAAgacattttaaacaataatacttaaaaataactttacagCGTCAGAGAACGGTTTTGTACTTTTTGTTGTTGGTTGACGTACGCGAGAAAACAAGACAAAGATATAGCTATTTTATTTGGCGTATTTGACTTTGACAGCGGGATAACGACAGTAAAAGCAGCAGAACCGGAAACGGAATTAACGACACGCTTCCACGCGCCAAAAGAGCGCCAAACTTTAAATTGCGTTTTACTTTAagataaagaattttttgaCCCGACTGCCAATAGATTTGGAATGTACAAATTTTACTGTATGAACCTTGACaagtaaacataaatatttatgccaTCCAGCTAAAGGTGGCTTTGAGTATAATGACTAttgggtttatttatttactccaGAGGGATAAAGTCTgatataagtatgtaggtaaacATGCTATGTcaaatttcgttttttttctaaattctcaaatattttttttttcatttacagataaaaatgaaagaaaagaaCTGCTATATAGTGTAAGCGCCTACGCGCTTGAAATGTTTATAGAGCGATGGCGGAGTTTCTGCCCCTGTGCGACGTTCTGTTTAATGTGATCTCGCTAGCGGGGTATTTCTGCGACGTCGTATTTGATGTAGTGATGGGATACGCTTTACTAGAACGCGGGTATAAAGGGTCATTTGCAGCAGCCATATCGATTATCATCACATCTCTACTCATCTCACAGGTTAGTTGATTTTTTGTGTACCTTTTTAATAAGGAATCAACAGtacttgaaacattaaaatcaaatattaaaacataacttaaataataCCAAAAAGAGATTCTTGATTCATAAGATGATATTTCATATGATTTACTAGTAAGATCTCAtcacatttttaatgttatattcTGTCCTAAACAGGTGCTGTCCCTAAGATGGTATCTTCACGTGTGGTATGCGAGCGAAGGGCGCAAGGACCGCCCTCCGTGGCTGCCCATAGTGCTCCATTGCTTACAACTCGGAGTGTTATGGCGGTATGCGAGGCTGTTGGTGCCTGTGGAGTTACATCGGGTGAAACACCAAGTTAGGGATCtctgtaagtaatttatttttcatgtgaAATTCCCATGAGAACTAACTTCATTGTCTATTAACCCTGGATGCGTCCCAAGCCTGCAATTGATTGGTGTTAGTGCCGACGCTAGAACAcagtatagaatagaatatatttattttcaaaattggatacaagatatcacttattgacgtcacatcacttaaatctaattataactaataccgcttccaaagcgcatgtgtagaagaagcggcggaacaaacttcactgcagcattttcatcagacggcaatttacaaatatagatctcttcaATCTGAATCGTGGacaaatgcacattgtctacattaaaaaacatgaatgaatgtagaactattTTTCGTatattaagtatgtaattaatacatggcgaaaattatttttctaagacAAGACCCGCCTTAAATATCTCTACCTCATGGTACCATTCTACTCGTTTAGAAACAACTAATAAACTTaacaaatgataatttaaaatgtgtttGTTCACAGGCATGCTTAGATTAGTGCATGCGTTTTGCGAAGCTGCGCCGATGTTGCTTCTGCAGTTACACATCTTGTTGAAAGAGCCGGCGCGGGAGCCCCCCAGCGAGTTGGGGGTCGCGCCCGAGCCCAGCATCGATGAACCGGCCGGTGagattattaatacatacctacatatagtcacgtctatatcccttacggggtagacagagacgatagtctcgaaaagaccgaatggccacgttcagctgctcggcttaatgatggaattgagatccgaatagtgacaggctgctagcccatcgccaaaagaaaaggatcgcaattttataagcctatcccttagtcgcctgttaagacatccatgggaaagagatggtgtggtcctattcttttttgtattggtgccgggaaccacacggcactttagagAAAACGgagattattaatattatattatactagtcTCAAAGAGCTTTAAAGACAATACAGTAGTGGGTAATTACTAAGCTGCTCCCTACTGGCCGCCGTGACAGACGAACTTACCTATTTGGGTCATGGTAGTTGCAATATGTGAAAGTCCTTTTTCCCTTACTCGTCTTTTCCGCGTATTTTACAGTACTGAAATTAACATAGCACAACATGAAGACGAAATAACTAATCGCAGAATGAAACAGAAAGACCACAAGTTTAGTTTGGCCGCTGCTAGTAAAATGGCGTTCGATTTACATCTAAGTGACTAAAATATAGAACTTAATTATACCTTTTACTCATccataagaaaaatatcatcTTATCTATGCCACATTTCTCAGGGCATGTCGTTTATAaagatcaaaatataaatttatgttgttacatacataataaaatcacgcttctttcccggaggggtaggcagagaggtacctctttccactagccacgatctctgcatacttccttcgcttcatccacattcataattatacatcatacaaatttatgaatagaatagaatagatttattttcaaaattggatacaaggtatcacttattgacgtcacataacttaaatctaattataactactaccgcttccaaagcgcatgtgtagaagaagcggcggaacaaactacactgcagcattttcataagacgtcaatttacaaatatagatctcttaaatctaaatcgtggacgaatgcacattgtctacattaaaaaaaagcatgtatgaatgtagaatgTAGAAGTAGTATGTTGTTCCAGCCAACAAAGCGTTCGCGGAACTAAACGTGATATCCGCCTCGCTGTCGATGTTCTCCGTGTGCTGGGCGCTGGCCAGCTTCAGCAAGAACGTGCGCCTGCAGAATGTACACCGGCTGGTTTTGACCTGGCTCGGGGTGATATTTCAAGTAagattcatataattattatctatgttttctttaaacattttataagttGTAAATAGATTGCAATCACGTTTTACGAATTTACCTACTCAAAAAAGACCCTTGAAATGCaacttattttgaatttagaacttaaactttttttctgtttttttttttaacgattTCTGTTGAAATTCTGTAATCATTAGAATAACTAAACGcgattatgttttttaaacagCCAAAGGCTTAGAGCAACAAAGTAAGGTAAGCAAGTATGTAAACGTTGAACATATTTTACACGTTAATACAGTTCAACAGCCAAATAGCCagtttaactaaataaaatttatttcagttcCTTTGGCGTCTGGGTACGATATCAGCAAGGATTTGCGCCCTCACTGTTTACGCTCTAGTCTACGAATACTGGGTTTTTCTGGTTATAGGTGAGTTTATTACACTGCGTTTTCTGTCTGTCAAAACAAGTCctgaaatatttcttaatgtttaatttcttCAGTTCTTTTATGAAATCTATTATGAATTAACTAAACTCATGATTCATAGAAACctatcttaattaaaaaaaaaaataacactttaTTAATCCTCAGCAACAAAATTTTAGTATATAAGttgttattgataaaaattaaaaaaaaaattttcgtACAGGTCTCCACTGGGTATCAATGTTCCTGTGGCTGGTGTCTCCTAAGAGCGTGTTCCACGGCGAGAGGATCAGCCGCGCGCGCAAGCTGTGGCTGTCCGCGCTCATCGCCTGCGTCTACGTGTTCGCGTACGTCAATCTGCAGGAGCGGCAACACCGCACGAAGATGGTAATACTTTAGAAAACAAATCCCACCTACGAAATGAAGATTCATTAAGTTTACTTAGGTTTATATAAAgtttatgtttaaaagataccttaatcaaaatatttataatttggcGGCTGGCCTAATAACATAGATAATTATGTATTCAGAACTACTAAACCCATTTACATGAAATGTGTAACAAAGGTTTTGCTACGGTTTTGAACTCTCAAAGTGTAGTACGCAATTAAAGGAAGTTCATTCTTTTTTGAGTACGCTTTAACTGTGCGTTGGTATGTTCAGTCAGTGTTTTATATAGGAAAGAAAAATTGAAGTGAAATGAACAATTCATTCAAAGAACACCACAAacttaagaaaacaaaaacgaCAACGAAtacaaaagtaatataaacTTGTGTGTGAAAATCTTCCCTCTCATTCTGGTCGACGCCAGAATTAGAGCGagagacaaacaaaaacataatcctactactattataaaggcgaaagtttgtatggatgtttgttactctttcacgcaaaaactactgaaccgattaccatgaaatttggtatgtaggtagctgaagacccagaataacacataggctactttttatcccagagttcccgcgggattgatagggtttccatgcggacgaagtcgcgggcggcctctagtatatttatatttttcaatattttcaagactatagctctgtctaccccgcgagggatatagacgtgaacgtatgtgtgtatgtgtgagCCCCCCGCCGTTGCCCGCAGGTGACGTTCTACGTGGTGATGTGCGTGGAGAACGCGCTGCTGCTGGCGGCGTGCTGCGCGGCGCGGCGCTGCCCGCCGGCGCGCGCGctggccgccgccgccgccttcGGCGCGGGGCTGCTGTGCATGCTGCTCTACTACAGGTGGGCTGCTGTTGTGATGCCTGCCTacacattaaatattaacttagAAATGAGTTTTTACGTAAACACGGTAAAGCGTACACAAATAGGAAGGTGACTTTAAGATGGCGTTCTATTACAGGTGAGTTTATATACAAGAAAATTATTGTAGGTGACGTCGTCGGGGGCCTTCTTTGCTGGGCTGGGGTGTCaaccaatttttaaattaacagaGAGATCATCATGAGTACAAAGACTAAAAGTCACGTAGACAGCatttatttacgaaaattCCGAGGAATTTAAACTCTGGAcaatggagaaataaaaaaactatttgttttCAGATATTTCCATGTGCGGAGACTTGGCTACATGCTGGGAGAACAACAGGGCACAAACAGCACGAATGCTTCGtctcaaaacaaaaatggttAGTTGTCACacaaatattatctttaataGATACTTACAGTGTGtgtacttatttgtttatttattacttgctTATTGATTAATGATTAGATTACCTACCATCGTTGCAATTTTTAAGTTtcctttcataaatattttttttttgtaatattttaaataaatcaaagtttaaatacactgaataaattatgtttttaggCAAACCATCGCAAACCGATAACACAGCTATACCGGGAGTATTCAACTGCCGATTCTCAAACCCAGTTAGTAACAGGTATGGAATTTTACTGTTTATTTGCTTTCACATAAGTTAATATGTGAgtaattattgatttatcCATGTTGAATTGAATATCTTCCCCATGTGGTTAAAACATGCCAATAATATTAAAGTGTACCTACAAATAGTCCAAAGCGTTGAAACATCACAAACACCGCGTACTGTTAAAAACAGCATTATTAACAGCAACGCGGCAGCAAAATGTAGTCTAGTCATAGAAATAGGAAAAATTGTCTAATAGAAAGAGACAATATCATCTTATATGGGACTAGAGGGCACCCTCGTTAAACggaaaatcttaataattccTATTCCCGCAGGAATTTCAGGAAACCCTTTGTTAGTGCTCCCCTTACACTCTCTAaggaatattaatataaaatttcaactttttacGCACAAATACGAATTTTGTTGTTGTGTTGGACCTGAAACATAAAAtcaaccatatgtatgtatgtttgtaataa from Amyelois transitella isolate CPQ chromosome 24, ilAmyTran1.1, whole genome shotgun sequence harbors:
- the LOC106135939 gene encoding protein SREK1IP1, with product MSYYPDIVSKFGKESSRAACKKCGYAGHLTFQCRNFIKVDPNKEIVLDVSSTSSDSEEEYATPLQSLREAELKQKLQEKLKKAKEKKKSKKRKRSRSSSTSSSTSTSSSSTSSDSSESESEKRKKHKKKKSKSKKSKKSKEHKKSRK